The following proteins are co-located in the Vigna angularis cultivar LongXiaoDou No.4 chromosome 2, ASM1680809v1, whole genome shotgun sequence genome:
- the LOC108329688 gene encoding pentatricopeptide repeat-containing protein At1g80270, mitochondrial, translated as MWTLRRVSVPLRTRGYNVRTSFVKLARTNCVEEESGITESHGITYGGLLLSNKRFHSEQGASPDFNVWRRGLSSSSTKEDDDLEDGFSELDTPADDENEIGNLLASAAGQSDDDSDEENVEEPHNEVDEVVKEKGEPHRGRVECELFNEILNAPGLSIDVVVDNWLAEGNELTRDEVSHAMLLLRRRKMFGKALQLSEWLESKNQVEFLERDYASRIDLIAKTRSLTKAEAYLETIPESCSREMMYRTLLLNCVGQNNVKKAEEVFSKLKNLDLPVTVFACNQMLLLYKRNDQKKIADVLLLMETENIKPSSLTYSILIDTKGRYRDIDGMDLIVDRMKTDGIEPDIKTQAVLARHYISAGLQDKAEALLKEMEGENLKQDRWRWQILLPLYANLGKVDEVERIWKFCETKPRYDECLVAIEAWGKLNKVDEAENVFETMVKKFKLSSRNSSVLLKVYANHKMITKGKDLIKRMGESGCRIGPPTWNAIVKLYVQAGEVAKADSFLKRAAQQSQMKPIFSTYLSILEQYAKKGDVHNSEKIFYRMKDYHSRATMYQVLLNAYINAKVPAYGIRDRLRADNIKPNKTLANQLIQVDGFRKNPLSGLVD; from the exons ATGTGGACTCTCCGTCGTGTTTCTGTTCCTCTCAG GACCCGAGGGTACAATGTGAGAACTTCTTTTGTCAAATTAGCTCGAACTAACTGTGTGGAAGAAGAGAGTGGTATCACTGAGTCTCATGGAATAACATACGGCGGATTGTTGTTGTCGAATAAGCGTTTTCATTCAGAACAAGGTGCATCACCGGATTTTAATGTGTGGAGACGCGGACTCTCTTCTAGTAGCACCAAAGAGGATGATGATTTGGAGGATGGGTTTTCCGAGCTGGACACACCTGCTGACGATGAAAATGAAATTGGCAATCTTTTAGCTTCTGCTGCCGGCCAATCGGATGACGATAGTGATGAGGAGAATGTCGAGGAGCCTCACAACGAGGTCGATGAGGTGGTCAAGGAGAAAGGAGAACCGCATCGTGGAAGGGTTGAATGTGAACTATTCAATGAGATCTTGAATGCGCCAGGTTTGTCTATCGATGTGGTTGTGGATAACTGGTTAGCAGAAGGGAATGAACTAACCAGAGATGAAGTGTCCCATGCCATGCTTCTTCTTCGAAGGCGAAAGATGTTTGGGAAAGCTCTGCAG CTCTCAGAGTGGCTCGAGTCAAAAAACCAGGTTGAGTTTCTTGAAAGAGATTATGCTAGTCGCATTGATTTAATTGCCAAAACACGTAGCCTAACTAAGGCAGAGGCATACCTTGAGACTATTCCAGAATCTTGTAGCAGAGAGATGATGTATCGAACTTTATTGTTGAACTGTGTTGGTCAGAACAATGTGAAGAAAGCAGAGGAAGTTTTCAGTAAACTGAAGAATTTGGACTTGCCTGTTACAGTATTTGCATGCAACCAGATGTTACTTTTGTATAAGAGGAATGACCAGAAGAAAATAGCTGATGTGTTATTATTGATGGAAACTGAGAATATCAAGCCTTCTTCTCTTACTTACTCAATCTTAATAGACACAAAAGGCCGGTACAGAGATATTGATGGAATGGATCTAATTGTTGATAGAATGAAAACAGATGGCATTGAACCAGACATCAAAACACAGGCTGTTTTGGCTAGGCATTACATCTCAGCTGGGCTTCAAGATAAAGCGGAAGCCTTATTGAAGGAGATGGAAGGTGAAAACTTAAAACAAGATCGGTGGCGATGGCAAATTTTACTTCCCCTCTATGCAAACCTTGGAAAGGTGGATGAAGTGGAAAGAATTTGGAAGTTCTGCGAGACAAAACCTCGGTATGATGAGTGTCTAGTGGCAATTGAAGCCTGGGGAAAGTTGAATAAAGTTGATGAAGCAGAGAATGTTTTTGAGACAATGGTAAAGAAATTTAAGCTTTCTTCCAGGAACAGCTCTGTACTACTGAAGGTTTATGCAAATCATAAGATGATTACGAAGGGTAAGGATCTTATTAAGCGAATGGGAGAGAGTGGGTGCCGAATAGGCCCACCGACCTGGAATGCTATAGTGAAACTCTATGTCCAAGCTGGGGAAGTGGCGAAGGCAGACTCTTTTCTTAAGAGGGCAGCCCAGCAGAGCCAGATGAAGCCAATATTTTCCACTTACTTATCTATTTTGGAGCAATATGCTAAGAAGGGTGATGTTCATAATTCAGAAAAGATTTTTTATAGAATGAAAGATTATCATTCTAGAGCAACGATGTACCAAGTTTTATTGAATGCCTATATAAATGCAAAGGTTCCCGCCTATGGGATTAGAGATAGGTTAAGAGCTGATAACATAAAGCCCAATAAAACTTTGGCAAACCAGTTGATTCAAGTTGACGGATTTAGGAAGAATCCACTCTCCGGTTTGGTTGACTGA